A DNA window from Pseudomonadota bacterium contains the following coding sequences:
- a CDS encoding tetratricopeptide repeat protein: protein MIRRAPTAILALAALACGACSFAAQGARGAKALSPAERAYLVDGDADRAEDLLAAALEESPADAAAEFLLADLLDATGRPAEAAERYLRVVARGREDRSLGDVSTAAAMAIVAIRDRVPVFRDRFAAVAGSLDDPGALPLEAAFELRNLAFGLALRLENDAASRAAARDATGCLTRWEISGPYGPAAFDALDRAREQLPHFGTAVPWPIEARLGPGRGLSAARVEEASRCTIAAFDPAVPEPGLGLARTVVALPRAEIVLFRLESDTSARVYAGNVEIFSFDRRGAWPPRYRWFAAALPAGNTEIAVAIAHPEVRPVFSLVAVRAANGAPVPSHGPGLLPSGAAAAAIPLPEEPGARTATAALARLRAAIWRSDGAATARETAALERLGAAGSWPMLAAAAEAALASPEQPLDAAFESSRRLLSRALALEPRLWSARLAVARAESADGRPEVAYGLLREGLALNPDEPSVAERLADLCLEIGYAAEAAEAARELGALVAGSCPAKAYALAAARGAVDGSRLLEMAADLAACDRTSDALANALLEAQRYDEAQVELRRLLDRDPESPALIDASTRAALAAGDLDGFVGGMRRLFALRPFSQERRRALADALAGAGRVGEAHALIAGGRAADAAAFEGADLHTALRVDGLAAIAAFRAARPIYGTGSAWVLDRAVHVIGRDGSRTEIVHNIAAILTAGAVAEHGEVEVPDDATILTARAVKPDGTVRTPERIPGKASLSLPDLAAGDFVEVEYARWSPPSPVFLGGFDTGRFYFRDFDHVFRRSEIVVVAPLATPLEIDPRGDAPPAAERIFGDLRVLTFRARDVAPAVEEPLAPHAAELLPSIRVTSGASVEAICARVRDLLADRERGTPAIDAVAARAVEGIDEADRGKRLAALYAWTMANVAEDGELADPASHILSRRRGSRARAFLALARAAGLDGRLAFVRSAHADDTRADGTSLDRLERVAVSVDGRWASFETDAAPFGYLPPDLRHRPALFPDRCETATTDGGAIPVDRRVVEVALEIGPGGEATARVTETVSGEIAAAWRAELRAATDEERARLFSAEHVADVAPGATLVRLAFAGLDDDDGPLEAAYELAFPSFARRVSGSLRGELPFSRSLVRELGGPRARSAPAVLATYLDESISITVTPPDGLAVRTDDDDGSAAASCGSAARRITAGTGTLNVRHELHLNAGRIAPADYPALVDFAAASDDLSTVGFELADAAQPRG, encoded by the coding sequence GTGATCCGCCGCGCCCCGACCGCGATCCTCGCGCTCGCCGCCCTCGCCTGCGGCGCCTGCTCCTTCGCGGCGCAGGGCGCCCGCGGAGCGAAGGCGCTCTCTCCCGCGGAGCGCGCCTACCTCGTCGACGGCGACGCAGACAGGGCCGAGGATCTCCTCGCCGCAGCGCTCGAAGAGTCGCCAGCGGACGCCGCGGCCGAGTTCCTGCTCGCCGATCTCCTCGACGCGACCGGCCGTCCGGCCGAGGCGGCGGAGCGCTATCTGCGCGTCGTCGCCAGGGGCCGAGAGGACCGCTCTCTCGGCGACGTCTCCACCGCCGCCGCCATGGCGATCGTCGCGATCCGCGATCGCGTGCCCGTCTTCCGGGACCGCTTCGCGGCAGTTGCGGGGTCGCTCGACGATCCCGGCGCGCTGCCGCTGGAGGCCGCCTTCGAGCTGCGCAACCTCGCGTTCGGCCTCGCGCTGCGGCTCGAGAACGATGCCGCGAGCCGCGCGGCGGCGCGCGACGCCACCGGCTGCCTGACCCGTTGGGAGATCTCGGGCCCCTACGGCCCCGCTGCGTTCGACGCGCTCGATCGCGCGCGCGAACAGCTCCCGCACTTCGGGACGGCCGTCCCCTGGCCGATCGAGGCGCGCCTCGGCCCTGGCCGCGGGCTCTCGGCCGCGCGTGTCGAGGAGGCGTCGCGCTGCACGATCGCCGCCTTCGATCCGGCGGTCCCGGAGCCCGGGCTGGGGCTCGCGCGGACCGTCGTGGCGCTGCCGCGGGCCGAGATCGTCCTGTTCCGGCTCGAGTCCGACACCTCGGCCCGGGTGTACGCGGGCAACGTGGAGATCTTCTCCTTCGACAGGCGCGGCGCCTGGCCGCCCCGGTACCGCTGGTTCGCGGCCGCGTTGCCGGCGGGCAACACCGAGATCGCGGTCGCGATCGCGCACCCGGAGGTCCGGCCGGTGTTCTCGCTCGTCGCGGTGCGCGCCGCGAACGGCGCGCCGGTTCCGTCCCACGGTCCCGGGCTCCTCCCGTCCGGCGCCGCCGCCGCCGCGATCCCGCTCCCCGAGGAGCCGGGCGCGCGCACGGCCACGGCGGCGCTCGCGCGGCTGCGGGCCGCGATCTGGCGTTCGGATGGCGCCGCCACGGCGCGCGAGACGGCCGCGCTGGAGAGGCTCGGCGCCGCGGGCTCCTGGCCGATGCTCGCCGCGGCAGCGGAGGCCGCGCTCGCGTCCCCGGAGCAGCCGCTCGACGCGGCGTTCGAGAGCTCTCGGCGGTTGCTGTCGCGCGCCCTCGCGCTCGAACCGCGGCTCTGGTCCGCCCGCCTCGCGGTCGCCCGCGCCGAGTCCGCCGACGGCAGGCCGGAGGTCGCCTACGGCCTCCTGCGGGAAGGGCTCGCGCTCAACCCCGACGAGCCGTCCGTCGCCGAGCGGCTCGCGGATCTCTGCCTCGAGATCGGCTACGCCGCCGAGGCCGCCGAGGCCGCCCGGGAGCTCGGCGCCCTCGTGGCGGGATCGTGCCCGGCCAAGGCGTACGCGCTCGCCGCCGCGCGCGGCGCGGTCGACGGTTCGCGCCTGCTCGAGATGGCGGCGGATCTCGCGGCGTGCGATCGGACGAGCGACGCGCTCGCGAACGCGCTCCTCGAGGCCCAGCGCTACGACGAGGCGCAGGTCGAGCTCCGGCGCCTCCTCGACCGCGACCCCGAGAGCCCGGCGCTCATCGACGCGTCGACCCGCGCGGCGCTCGCGGCCGGCGATCTCGACGGGTTCGTCGGCGGGATGCGGCGCCTCTTCGCGCTCCGGCCGTTTTCGCAGGAGCGGCGGCGGGCGCTCGCGGACGCGCTCGCGGGCGCCGGGCGCGTGGGGGAGGCGCACGCCCTGATCGCGGGGGGACGCGCCGCGGACGCGGCCGCCTTCGAGGGAGCCGATCTCCACACCGCGCTGCGCGTCGACGGCCTGGCCGCCATCGCCGCGTTCCGTGCGGCGCGCCCGATCTACGGCACCGGCTCGGCGTGGGTGCTCGATCGCGCGGTCCACGTGATCGGCCGCGACGGCTCCCGCACCGAGATCGTCCACAACATCGCCGCGATCCTCACCGCCGGCGCCGTCGCCGAGCACGGCGAGGTCGAGGTCCCGGACGACGCCACGATCCTCACCGCCCGCGCCGTCAAGCCCGACGGCACGGTGCGCACCCCGGAGCGGATCCCGGGCAAGGCGAGCCTGTCGCTCCCCGACCTCGCGGCGGGCGACTTCGTGGAGGTCGAGTACGCGCGCTGGTCGCCGCCGTCCCCCGTGTTCCTCGGCGGCTTCGACACGGGCCGCTTCTACTTCCGCGACTTCGACCACGTCTTTCGGAGATCCGAGATCGTCGTCGTCGCGCCGCTTGCGACGCCGCTCGAGATCGACCCCCGCGGCGACGCGCCCCCCGCCGCCGAGCGGATCTTCGGCGATCTCCGCGTCCTCACGTTCCGCGCGCGGGACGTGGCGCCCGCGGTCGAGGAGCCGCTCGCGCCGCACGCCGCCGAGCTGTTGCCCTCGATCCGCGTAACGTCCGGCGCTTCGGTCGAAGCGATCTGCGCTCGGGTCCGGGATCTGCTCGCGGATCGCGAAAGGGGCACGCCCGCGATCGACGCCGTTGCTGCGCGCGCCGTCGAGGGGATCGACGAGGCGGATCGAGGGAAGCGGCTCGCGGCGCTCTACGCGTGGACCATGGCCAACGTCGCCGAGGACGGCGAGCTCGCGGATCCGGCGAGCCACATCCTGTCGCGGCGCAGGGGGAGCCGGGCGCGTGCCTTCCTCGCCCTCGCGCGCGCGGCCGGTCTCGACGGGCGGCTCGCCTTCGTCCGCTCCGCGCACGCCGACGACACGCGCGCAGACGGCACGAGCCTCGACAGGCTCGAGCGCGTCGCGGTCTCCGTGGACGGGCGGTGGGCGAGCTTCGAGACCGACGCCGCGCCGTTCGGCTACCTGCCGCCCGATCTGCGCCACCGCCCCGCCCTCTTCCCGGATCGCTGCGAGACGGCGACGACGGACGGCGGCGCAATCCCCGTGGACAGGCGGGTCGTCGAGGTCGCGCTCGAGATCGGCCCCGGCGGGGAGGCGACCGCACGCGTGACCGAGACGGTGTCCGGCGAGATCGCGGCGGCGTGGCGCGCCGAGCTGCGGGCCGCGACGGACGAGGAGCGGGCGCGGCTCTTCTCCGCCGAGCACGTGGCCGACGTCGCCCCGGGGGCGACGCTCGTGCGCCTCGCCTTCGCGGGCCTGGACGACGACGACGGCCCGCTCGAGGCGGCCTACGAGCTCGCGTTCCCGAGCTTCGCGCGAAGGGTCTCGGGCTCGCTGCGCGGCGAGCTCCCGTTCTCGCGCTCCCTGGTCCGGGAGCTGGGCGGCCCGAGAGCCCGGAGCGCCCCCGCGGTGCTCGCGACCTACCTCGACGAGTCGATCTCCATCACGGTGACTCCGCCCGACGGCCTCGCCGTCCGCACGGACGACGACGACGGCAGCGCCGCGGCCTCCTGCGGCAGCGCCGCGCGGAGGATCACCGCCGGGACGGGGACGCTGAACGTCCGTCACGAGCTCCACCTGAACGCGGGCCGGATCGCGCCCGCCGACTACCCCGCGCTCGTCGATTTCGCAGCCG